The Megalobrama amblycephala isolate DHTTF-2021 linkage group LG7, ASM1881202v1, whole genome shotgun sequence genome window below encodes:
- the fhdc1 gene encoding FH2 domain-containing protein 1, protein MLVMASVTAAEESASDCTTPIVNPLPFEPSTTSTNDSSHGHDSTSCPPALPPPPPPPPPPPPQAPGHPGQHASRKKRRVRSFFWKTIPEEKVRGKPNIWTLAVRQQQYQIDVKTVEELFGQQEEVRTQTSSGNTRLGRSRGSFKESKDEISILDSKRGMNVGIFLKQFKKPNHAIVEDIRLGNGKEYGTELLKELLKLLPEAEEVKRLREFKGDPDKLTLADSFMFLLIQVPRFEVRIEAMVLQEEFLPSCTVMSREINIVRQATEELMTCEELHAILHLVLQAGNIMNAGGYAGNAVGFKLSSLLSLADTKANKPGMNLLHFVALEAQKKDEALLKFPEKLTQVQSAARISVENIEGEFSSLYVKTRSLEQKIHDDDELQKQLEPFLQSSTQALQDLKHRRLDLRKKGNALIDFFCEDKDTFKLDECFRIFQDFCLKFKKAVKDNLDRELKEEARQRRLRELEERRCAWGVANTETGDSGGFGRSSSENDVDILTKEGLLDFLLQSRPQSPNSPLGRSASARRYPHTTSDRNFGGYMELISGSSASDNAKFSSLPRSGRNHQRKTMAWLISQDDNRELGPQSQVYQEKLVASPKAETEPISPLARYSNFGFNVNSDPYNNNNNNYTTLSEGGVTPGLSNTKNVYQGTSGHSVGHMSVSVEKHKLVSGLQPFKIASQINNNSNVSFDSQCEVLVTNLESEDPPKLFVLDTPPSSRSSEEGPKPEKVWNDKMISSQKEEADTSTFSSTTCDTPLPLDPSVSSKKPALYVMDCTETDCSIVLDCSEIESSPVMKEGSGLNQKPQDANYPRVVQDTNSLSSNFESTDCHIVSISSDEPLVGRFDQACPESVSPSVNTEEAETDSCDTAEGRRVGEKAVQTCIPKTLVKTKTPSKLIAHASRPTRTLTATETQNMRKVVPITRQNRSSSSIKKVEKPPGHESIEPRRPLRDQSMPARRGERQGRPARHSSLPPEDPRAHRGVTPSISRWARDSTQHRPSIKKTIAKPVRNVSKPAPEEKMCRSTMRALSQAQAQSQGTSEGGTPDSPNTTPKSSSPLPSFARNTVASSSRSKKDLPSPAVTGTPSKSLSRTSSQRLPGGRTESFSSGPMPRSEDKLGGSIRRVQSVRASSRSSDTPPHSGREHSLKSSSFSERSTQIKDSIASRTNKPTWK, encoded by the exons ATGCTTGTCATGGCCAGTGTGACTGCTGCGGAGGAGTCGGCAAGCGACTGTACCACACCAATAGTAAATCCACTGCCATTTGAACCTTCTACAACCTCTACAAATGACTCTAGCCATGGACATGACAGCACTTCCTGCCCTCCAGCTCTACCTCCACCACCACCTCCACCTCCTCCACCACCACCCCAGGCACCAGGCCATCCCGGTCAACACGCTTCACGCAAGAAACGACGGGTACGGAGCTTCTTTTGGAAAACCATTCCAGAGGAGAAAGTTCGGGGTAAACCTAATATATGGACTCTAGCAGTGAGACAGCAGCAGTATCAGATTGACGTAAAGACAGTGGAGGAGCTGTTCGGCCAGCAGGAGGAGGTTCGAACCCAGACAAGCAGTGGAAATACTCGTCTTGGGAGATCCAGAGGTTCATTTAAAGAGAGCAAGGATGAG ATCAGCATCTTGGACTCCAAGAGAGGAATGAATGTTGGAATTTTCCTCAAACAGTTTAAGAA GCCCAATCATGCAATAGTAGAAGACATCCGTCTGGGCAACGGTAAGGAGTATGGAACCGAACTGCTGAAAGAACTGCTCAAACTACTACCAGAAGCAGAAGAG GTGAAGAGATTGAGGGAATTCAAGGGAGACCCAGATAAGCTGACACTGGCTGATTCTTTCATGTTCCTGCTGATTCAAGTGCCTCG GTTTGAGGTGCGTATTGAGGCTATGGTACTTCAGGAAGAGTTCCTCCCATCCTGTACGGTCATGAGTCGTGAGATTAACATTGTGCGTCAGGCTACAGAAG AACTAATGACTTGTGAAGAGCTCCATGCCATTCTACACTTAGTTCTCCAAGCGGGAAATATCATGAATGCA GGTGGCTATGCAGGCAATGCTGTGGGCTTCAAACTGTCCTCGCTTCTCTCTCTGGCTGACACGAAGGCCAACAAGCCTGGCATGAACCTGCTCCATTTTGTGGCACTA GAAGCACAGAAAAAGGATGAGGCCCTTTTGAAGTTCCCAGAGAAGCTAACACAAGTTCAGAGTGCTGCCAG AATTTCAGTAGAAAATATAGAAGGAGAGTTTTCCTCTCTCTATGTCAAAACACGTTCCTTGGAACAGAAGATTCATGATGACGATGAGCTACAAAAGCAGCTGGAACCATTTTTGCAG AGCTCTACACAGGCCCTGCAGGACCTTAAACATCGCAGGCTGGACTTGCGCAAAAAGGGCAATGCCCTCATTGACTTCTTCTGTGAAGATAAAGACACCTTCAAACTGGATGAGTGCTTCAGAATCTTCCAAGACTTCTGTCTAAAGTTCAAAAAAGCTGTAAAG GACAACCTGGACAGGGAACTGAAGGAGGAAGCTAGACAGCGACGTTTACGGGAACTGGAGGAGAGACGGTGTGCCTGGGGTGTAGCCAATACTGAGACAGGTGATAGTGGAGGTTTTGGTCGCAGCAGCAGCGAAAATGATGTTGACATCTTAACCAAAGAAGGCCTCCTAGACTTCCTGCTTCAATCAAGACCTCAAAGTCCCAACAGTCCTTTGGGGCGCTCGGCTAGTGCCCGCCGTTACCCTCACACCACTAGTGACCGCAACTTCGGTGGCTATATGGAGCTGATCTCTGGGTCTTCAGCAAGCGACAACGCCAAATTCAGCAGCCTGCCACGTTCAGGCAGGAACCATCAAAGAAAGACCATGGCATGGCTCATCTCACAGGATGATAATAGGGAGCTGGGTCCACAGAGTCAAGTTTACCAAGAGAAGTTAGTAGCTTCACCAAAGGCTGAGACAGAACCCATCAGTCCTTTAGCTAGATACTCAAATTTTGGCTTCAATGTGAACAGTGATccctacaataataataataataattatactaCTCTCTCTGAAGGTGGAGTTACACCTGGATTAAGTAACACAAAGAATGTATATCAGGGGACATCTGGTCATAGTGTTGGACACATGAGTGTTTCTGTGGAGAAACACAAACTAGTTTCTGGCCTCCAACCATTTAAAATAGCCAGCCAGATCAATAATAACAGTAATGTTTCTTTTGACAGCCAGTGTGAAGTGTTAGTAACAAATCTGGAAAGTGAAGACCCTCCCAAATTATTTGTTCTTGATACGCCCCCATCTAGTAGGAGTTCTGAGGAGGGACCTAAGCCAGAAAAAGTATGGAATGATAAAATGATCTCATCACAGAAGGAGGAAGCGGACACAAGCACCTTTTCCTCTACAACTTGTGACACCCCATTGCCCCTTGATCCCTCTGTGTCCAGTAAGAAACCTGCTTTGTATGTCATggactgcactgaaactgattGTTCCATTGTGTTGGACTGTTCCGAGATTGAGAGTTCTCCTGTCATGAAAGAAGGATCTGGACTTAACCAAAAGCCACAGGATGCCAACTATCCAAGAGTTGTTCAGGACACCAATTCTCTTTCCTCCAATTTTGAGTCCACCGATTGTCACATTGTGTCTATATCAAGTGATGAACCACTTGTAGGAAGGTTTGATCAAGCATGCCCAGAATCAGTCAGTCCATCTGTAAATACTGAAGAAGCAGAGACAGATAGCTGTGACACAGCTGAAGGGCGAAGAGTTGGCGAGAAAGCAGTCCAGACCTGTATCCCTAAAACACTTGTCAAAACCAAGACTCCATCCAAATTGATTGCTCATGCCAGTCGTCCTACAAGAACCCTCACAGCAACTGAGACTCAGAACATGCGCAAAGTGGTGCCAATTACAAGGCAGAATCGATCTAGTAGCAGCATCAAGAAAGTCGAAAAACCTCCTGGACATGAGAGCATTGAACCCAGACGTCCACTTCGTGACCAAAGCATGCCAGCCAGGAGAGGCGAGAGACAAGGTAGACCTGCACGACATTCAAGCCTCCCTCCAGAGGATCCCAGGGCACATAGAGGAGTGACACCAAGCATCTCTCGGTGGGCAAGGGACTCGACTCAACACAGACCCTCCATCAAAAAAACAATTGCCAAACCTGTTCGTAACGTTTCAAAACCAGCACCAGAGGAAAAGATGTGTCGTTCTACAATGCGCGCCTTGTCCCAAGCTCAGGCCCAGTCACAAGGAACCTCTGAAGGAGGTACACCTGACAGTCCTAACACCACCCCAAAAAGTTCTTCGCCTTTACCTAGTTTTGCTCGCAACACTGTGGCATCTTCTTCCAGATCTAAAAAAGACTTGCCCTCACCAGCCGTAACAGGAACACCATCAAAGAGCTTATCCAGAACAAGCTCTCAGAGATTGCCTGGTGGTAGAACGGAATCTTTCAGTAGCGGACCTATGCCAAGGAGTGAGGATAAACTAGGGGGATCTATTAGGAGGGTTCAGAGTGTAAGGGCTTCCAGTCGAAGCAGTGACACACCTCCACATTCTGGACGAGAGCACTCCCTCAAAAGTAGCAGTTTCTCTGAAAGATCCACACAGATTAAAGACTCCATCGCGAGCAGGACCAACAAACCCACATGGAAATAG